AACGTGGTCGCAGGCCGCGCATCCGACCGTCATCGCGCCGGTCAGCGTTGGGAAGAAACGCATCCGAACGCCAATCCCAGGCACCGCCCGCGGGCGCCAGCACGTCCGGCAGGTCAGCGCGGCCCTCCGGCGTGGTGCCGCCCAACCAGCGCATGCAGCCCGACGCCGTGCCGGCGGCAAGATCGTTCCGATTGTTCGTGCTATCATGACGTGAAGGCGTTCCCAACCTATCGGTGCGGCGCGGCTGATACGCGTGGCGTTCGGCGTTTCTCGATCAATTCCTGACACATACAGTACTATTCTCACACTATCTTCCTCTTTGACAAAGCCCTAGTGTGTGACCATTTCTCCTTCTATCTTGTCAAAGGTTTCCCGCTTCTTACGAACATGTTATAATGGTAACGGCAAAGCGAGAGTGGTAAGATGCGCGTATGGAGAGACACCCATGTCTATGGTTGAAACACGCTACGAGCATATCGTTCTTGACGATACTGGTGTTCCGCTCATTGCCAGCACGACCATGAAGGTGATTGAATTGGTGGCTGAACGTGCTGCCTATGGCTGGAGTGCGGAAGAATTGCACTTTCAGCATCCCTATCTTTCCCTCGGTCAGATTCACTCCGCATTGGCCTATTACTGGGATCATCAAGACGAACTGGATGCTGATATGGCGCAACGCCGCGCGCGGGTAGCCGAACTCCGCCGGACTACCCCGCCATCTCCGTTTATTGCCCGCCTCAAAGCGCAGCGATAACTGTCATGCCACTGAAACTCTACACCGATCATCACGTACCGCGTGCGATTACTATAGGGCTGCGTCTCCGCCAAGTGGATGTTGTGACAGCGTATGAAGATCAAGCCCACGAAATCGCGGACACGGCGTTACTGGATCGGGCAACGGCTTTAGGACGCGTGTTGTTTACCCAAGATGATGACTTGCTGGCAGAAGCAACCCATCGACAACGCACCGGTATCGCATTTGGTGGTGTGATTTATGCGCATCAGCAGGATGTCTCAATTGGACAATGTGTCGAAGATTTAGAGATGATTGCAGCGGCAGGAACCGAGGCGGATGTTCGCAATCGCGTGATGTATCTGCCGCTCTCGCAGCACCGTATCCACAGCCAGAGTGGAGAAGTAACCAACCCTACCTATGCCTGAACTCGTACGACTGACGCCGAACACGGCATTGCAGCAGACCGCTTCGCGCGCGCGATCGTTGGCATTTTGAAGGCTTTACCCGCGCGCTCGCAGCAGCTGAATGCCAACCCGTTGGGCCGCTCAATCCATGCGCACCATGCCCGATGGCATTCAATCGCGCCATCGCCGCATGCACTCGTAACGGTGAGGGAACGTATGCACAGATTCATCGGTGTCCTCATCATCAGCAGTATCCTGATGGGATGCGCCAGCACCGCGTCCGCACCAACCCCCATCCCGTCCGTTCGTCCAGCGCCGCCTGCAACGCCAACCTTTGATCCGATTGCGCGCATTCAGGCCGCGTTCACGACTCCCGGCAATGAATATGCGCCCGTGACCGGCTTCCCCGCGCAGCCGCAAACGGTGGCGTGTGCCCTGCCGATGTATACCCCGCTTCAACCGGATGGCACCAGTGGCGGAACGACCATCCCAGCCAGCTGTACGACCAGCGTCCAAGCGGATGCGGATCACTGGATCGTCCGCTTTACCGAAACGTGGGACTCTGGGATCTTTCGCTCTGTTGGGGACACCGGGCGCGGATCATTCCAGCATACGTGGGAATTTACGCTCGATCACCAGGGCACGATCCAAACGCGTCGGCACTTTGGCCAATTTCCGCCGCAATACGTCCATTCACCGTTTGATCCTCCGCAGACGCCTCGTCCATGACACAATCGCGGCCCAACCAGCGCATGCAGCCCGACGCCGCTGCGCGGCCCAAGATCAGTGCGATTCGTATAATGGAGGCGTCGGTTCCAGGTGATGGTGAGGTCGAGGTGGCGATATAGCGGCGCTGACCGCGGTTCAAAGTGTCGACCCCCATCACCTCCGGCGCGCAAGAGTCAGTACGGTATCCCGCGGCATTGACCACGGATCCACGAATTCGGACCACCACGCGCCAGGAACCTCAGCTTCTATCCATTGATCGGAGGTCAATTATGGCGCACTCTTCGTCCGGCTATCGATTATTCATCGGCATCGATATTGCCGCTACCACTTGTGCCGTGGCTTGGATGCGTTCAGGCGCTCAACCCACACGCGCCATCACCATCAAACAAACGCCCGCTGGCTTTGCCGACCTCCAACGCCAGCTGCTAGCCATCGAGCCCGACCCAAGCGCCACGCTCATCGTCCTGGAGGCGACTGGCACCTACTGGATGCGCTTGGCGAAGAGCCTGAGTGAAGCTGGCTTCGCCGTCTCGGTCATCAATCCCGCCCAAGCCCACGCTTTCGCGAAGGCGCTGCTCAAACGCTCCAAGACCGATGCGATTGATGCACAAACACTGGCCGAACTCGGTGCGCGGCTGCAACCTGAATGCTGGACGCCACCACCGCAAGTCTATACCGAGCTGGCGCAGCGCCTGGTGCATCGTGATGGACTGGTCGTGGCACGCACACAATTCCGCAACCAGCTGCATGCGCTCGTTCAGCAGCCGATTGTGATAGACAGCGTGAGGACGCGCCTGGAAATCTTGATCACAACTCTGGACGAGGACATCGCCACAGTCGAGCAGGAGATCGCCAGCGCGCTTGAGCAGGATGCGGCCTGGGCAGCCGCCGCGGCGCGCTTAGCCACAATCAAGGGATTGGGTACACGCACAATTGCGTGGGTGTTGACAACGACGATCAACTTCACGCTCACTCTGACGCCGGAGGCGGCTGCCAACTATGCGGGCTTGGCACCTCAACTGCGCCAGTCTGGCAGCAGCGTGCGTGGGCGACCGCGCGTGGGTCACGGAGGAAATGCGCGGTTGCGCCGAGCGGTGTATATGGCATCACTGCGCGCAATTCAGCACAACCCTGTGATCAAGGGGTTCTATAGCCGCCTGCGGGCAGCGGGCAAGCCACGCAAGGTGGCCTTGGGTGCGGCCGCCCGCAAGCTGTTGCGGATCGCCTGGGCAGTGGCGACCAAAGACCAAGATTTCGACCCAGACTATGCTTTGCGTTTGGGCTCGGTGGCGGTGGCTGCGTGAGGAGGTAGCGCGGCGGGATGGGCACAGCCACCGCGCCGAGTCAAGACCGCACGCCAGAAAGGCCTGCGCGCGAACGAGCGACGGGCAGCGTGCGCTTGCCGTGGTCTTGACCGGCGCGGTAGAATGAGCAAGCCCGCCCGTACCGTGGTGATCGATTAAGAGGGTAAGCAAGCTGTAAACTCACCCTTGACAAAAAGCACGGTATCTTTGAAACCTGGATTTGTGCTGACAGCTTTCCCGATCTATGAGGGCGGCGCGGCTAATGCCCAGGCCGTTCGGCCGTCAGCTAACAGCGCCATCTGCTAACAAACGACTTCACCACTCTCATCATCTTTGGCCTTGACTCTCCCCGCACATGAGAATACCATTTTGCTTATCGTTGACCCATCTTCCTGCGTGACTGGCCAGGGATGTGGGTTCTGACATTTGGAGTGTGCGATGCCGATACTTACACCAGAAATGAAACGATTGCTCGACGAGCAACGCCTGGGATTTGTGGCCACCGTCTGTCCAGACGGAACACCCAATCTCTCCCCCAAGGGCACAACTATCGTTTGGGATGACGATCATCTCGTTTTTGCCGATATTCATTCGCCTGGCACAAGCACCAACCTGCGCTACAATCCCCACGTTGAAGTAAATGTGGTCGATCCATTTGCCCGTAAAGGCTATCGCTTTAAAGGAACCGCCAAAGTCCTCACAGATGGTGAGCAGTATAATGCGGTTGTGGATTTCTACCGGCAACGCGGCAGTCGTGCGGTCATTCAGGCGATTGTACTGATTGAGGTCGGATCGGCCGCACCACTGGTCTCACCCGCGTATGCCGATGGTACATCAGAGGCTGATATTCGCGGACAGTGGGAACGCCATTATGCCGACCTCCATCGTACTTGGTCGGCGAGTGTCGACAACGCTTCAAAAGCCTAATGCCGCGACAAGGTTCGTGCGTCGGCTGCGGCCGAACACGCGCATGCAGTCCGACCGCCTTCGGCGCGCGAGATCGTTGTGATTTTAGTGCTATCTGATGCAGCGCGCCTCGCGGCGGCTGATGCGCAGCGCGTTGGGCGCCTCTGCCTGGATCAACCCGATTTTCTACCTCCTTAACGACAGTACCATTATCGGCTTCGGGTATTGACACCGCTGTTATGATATACTGGTTTGCTGGTATCCAGCGCGATATCACAAGCCCTGACGCCTCGGCGACAGCATCCGTGACCTGATTCGTTTGTAGCAACGCACAGGAGGGACACGATGCCGTTCATCACCGCCAACCCCAATGAGTACCTCATCGTCGGCCGCCGTGGTCACATCACGAATTACGGCGTTGCAGCACGCGCCTTTCTCTGGCCCGGTACACCCTATGTTCTGCTTTCGAGCACCCAACAAGAAGCTACCTTTGAGATGACCCAGGAGAGTCGCGATGGTATTCCACTCCGCTTTAAGGGCATTGTGGTCTATCGAATCGTTGAGCCCGAGTTGACAGCGCAACTATTTAACTTCGCCGACGGGAATGGTCATAGCGCTCTTCAAACGCTGCTGAGCCATATGTGCTTGGGCGAGCTTCGTGCACTCGTCGCACAGATGACCATGAGCGAATGTATCGAACAGCGCAAGACCACATTGACCGATTCTCTCTCCACCGCACTCCAACTCGTTGTCCAAGGCCAAGGTGACCGGCCAGGATGGGGCATCACGCTCGACATCGTACAGGTTGCCCAGGTGTTTATCGTCGATCAGGAGTTGCGACGGCACCTTGAGGCTGAGGTACGCAATCAGATCAAGGGGCAAAGCGATCTTTCTGAGTTACGGATGCGCGAAGAATTCAACCGCGCGCAAGCCGCCTCCGACCGACGCTTACAACAAGAAGGTCTGGAAACCGAAAAGGAACGGCTCGCGATCGCAAGCAGCAAACTCCAGCTGCAGAATGCGCTTGAGCGCGAGGAGATTGAAGTGAAAACACCACTTCGTTTGCTCCAGATTGCGCGCCAGCAAGAGATTGTCCAGGCAGAAGTACTGCTGGCACAGCTGACCAATGCCCTGCGAGCCTTAGAAGTGGAACGCGATATGTTGCTGGCACAAGCACAACAGCAACTGCGGAAAGACATTTTGCCTTTGGAGCAGGTTCCGTTAATCGCAGAGGCGGCTGCCAAAGTCTGGCAAGGTGCAAATCTCTCAATCTATGGCGAGACAGCACCAATCGTCGCAACGCTTGGACCACTCATTGATATGCTCACTCGGTCGCTTCATTCAAGTGAAACGGAGTTCAATCCAGCTCAAAGCCACAATTAATCCTGCGCGCCGATAACGGCGCCCAACACGCGCATTCAGCCGACTGCCTTCGGCGCACGAGATCGCGGCGATTTTAGCATTCTGGTGCAGCGCCTTGGCGGCGGCTGATGCGCAGGCCGTTGGGCGGGCACGCGCGGCCGCTGTGCGGAGAAGCCAACGCCCGATTCAGCCCGGTGATTGACGCGGCCTGACCGCCAACGCGTGCGAATCAGGCATCCGACCGCCATCGCAGGGCACGCATGCAGTGCCTGGACAGGCCAGCACGGGGAACGCCCGCGGATGTGATCCCAGGGCACGCATCCGGCCGCCATCGTGGTGGGAACGGAATCGCCGGGAAGGCCCTCGGACGCCATCCCAGGGAAGGGCATCCGACCGTCATCGCGTCCAACCGCGCGCAGGAGGAACGCATCCGAACGCCATCCCAGGCGCCGCCTGCGGGCGCCATCCCGTCCGGCAGGTCGTCACGGCCCTCCGGTGCGGTGCCGCCCAACCAGCGCATGCAGCCCGACGCCGTTCCGGCGACCGAGATCGTGGCCATTTTCCGTGGTATCATGGCGTGAAGACGATCCCGGTCTATCGTGGCGGCGCGGCTGATGCGCCAGGCGTTGGGCGGGCACGAGCGAACCATGGGATGAGCGGCCAGCGCATGATTCAACCCCGTGATTGCTGCAGCCCGACTGCCAACGCGTACGATCGGGCATCCGCGCGCCATCACGGGCAACGCATCCCGTGCCTGGACAGGTCATCGCCGGGAACGCCCGCGAACGCCATCACCGGGCACGCATCCGGCCGCCATCGTGGTGGGAACGGAATCGCGGGGAACGCCCTCGGACGCCATCCCAGGGAACGGCATCCGACCGTCATCGCGTCCATCAGCGCTGGGAATGACTGCCCTCGGAGGTCATCATGGGGAACGCCCGCGGACGCCAACATGGCTGGCGGGTCAGCGCGGCCCTCCGGCGTGGTGCCGCCCAACCCGCGCATCTCCCTTCCAAGGGATATTTGACAGATAAGACACATGCACCTATCATGCTGTCCTGAGGCATGTCCCGACGACCTTGCGTAGAAGGTAGGATGATGGCTAAACCACACGAGATTGCCCACAAATTCGCCACATTGGCACCGAATACGGAGCTTCTGGATAAACTCTGGCATAAATATCCGTCTGAATACATTCGTACGCGCCTTCGTGCTATCCGGCTCCTCTGGCAAGGGAATTCACGCCAAGACGTGATTGAAACGCTGGATATTGGTCATTCCACAATCATGCGCTGGATGCGCCTCTTAGTTGAGCATGGCGTAGAGGCTGGCTTACGCCGCCTTGCAACACCGAAGAAGGTGCCAAAAGCCGGAAAGTTATCCTATGCGCAACAAGCAGCATTAATCGAGATTATTGAACAGAAGAAACCATCCGATTATGGCTTTGAAC
The sequence above is drawn from the Candidatus Kouleothrix ribensis genome and encodes:
- a CDS encoding DUF433 domain-containing protein, whose product is MSMVETRYEHIVLDDTGVPLIASTTMKVIELVAERAAYGWSAEELHFQHPYLSLGQIHSALAYYWDHQDELDADMAQRRARVAELRRTTPPSPFIARLKAQR
- a CDS encoding DUF5615 family PIN-like protein; its protein translation is MPLKLYTDHHVPRAITIGLRLRQVDVVTAYEDQAHEIADTALLDRATALGRVLFTQDDDLLAEATHRQRTGIAFGGVIYAHQQDVSIGQCVEDLEMIAAAGTEADVRNRVMYLPLSQHRIHSQSGEVTNPTYA
- a CDS encoding IS110 family transposase; this translates as MAHSSSGYRLFIGIDIAATTCAVAWMRSGAQPTRAITIKQTPAGFADLQRQLLAIEPDPSATLIVLEATGTYWMRLAKSLSEAGFAVSVINPAQAHAFAKALLKRSKTDAIDAQTLAELGARLQPECWTPPPQVYTELAQRLVHRDGLVVARTQFRNQLHALVQQPIVIDSVRTRLEILITTLDEDIATVEQEIASALEQDAAWAAAAARLATIKGLGTRTIAWVLTTTINFTLTLTPEAAANYAGLAPQLRQSGSSVRGRPRVGHGGNARLRRAVYMASLRAIQHNPVIKGFYSRLRAAGKPRKVALGAAARKLLRIAWAVATKDQDFDPDYALRLGSVAVAA
- a CDS encoding pyridoxamine 5'-phosphate oxidase family protein, which encodes MPILTPEMKRLLDEQRLGFVATVCPDGTPNLSPKGTTIVWDDDHLVFADIHSPGTSTNLRYNPHVEVNVVDPFARKGYRFKGTAKVLTDGEQYNAVVDFYRQRGSRAVIQAIVLIEVGSAAPLVSPAYADGTSEADIRGQWERHYADLHRTWSASVDNASKA
- a CDS encoding helix-turn-helix domain-containing protein codes for the protein MAKPHEIAHKFATLAPNTELLDKLWHKYPSEYIRTRLRAIRLLWQGNSRQDVIETLDIGHSTIMRWMRLLVEHGVEAGLRRLATPKKVPKAGKLSYAQQAALIEIIEQKKPSDYGFEHHIFTGAILVKIVEQEWGMTVSDQTIYNILQRNRFSYQRGHRDYEPANLDEQHVYGERLKKARSTRSG